The Candidatus Zixiibacteriota bacterium sequence ACGTGGAGACGGTGTCGTCATCCGGACATGTAATCGTCGCCTCGACCGCGTCGACCGTCAACTCGTAGTTGCCATAGTCGCCGGCGTAACCGTCGACGATGATGTAATAGGTGTTCCCGCCCGTGATCGGCAGGCAGGAGATCTCGGAAATGAAACCGGGACAGAAGTCATCGTTGCAGGCATACGGCGATCCCGGCGTCACGCTGTTCTCATAGAGATACAGCTTCGTGTCGTAATCGGTCGCCGGGTTGCAGAGACTCAAATTGATGATCTGATCGGCTGCCGGGGTGTACTCAAACACGACATCGGGCGAAGTCGAACCCGAATACGGGCAGACCTCATCATAATTGTCGACGCAGTCTTCGGTCGTGCCGACGAACGAATACGGCAGTCCGCCGATGACCACCGCCGAGCCGACATCGTCGTTGAGACACTGGCACTCGTCAACCTCAAGCACATAGTCGCCCGATGCGCCACCGTAACCGTCGATGACGATGTAATACGTATTGCCGCCGGTCACCGGGGTGCAGTCGAGGATTGACGTATACCCCAGCGCCGCTCCGCAACCGTCGTCATCGCAGGCATACGGCGATCCGGGCGTGACCGAATTCTCATAGATGTAGACCTTGGTGTCGTACGATGAGTTGCACAATACGACCTTGATGATCTCGTCGGCCGCGGGCGTGTATTCATACACGACATCGGGCGAGGTCGAGCCGCTGTACGGACAGGTCTCGTCGTAGTTGTTGACGCAGGCGACCGTGGAGCCGGCATCGACATAGGGAATGCCGGGGATGACCGTCGCCGAGGCGACGTCGTCGTTGCCCTGACAAACGATGCCGCAGGACGTGACGTTCAACTCGTAGTCGCCGTTGAGCCCGCCGTAACCGTCGACGACGATGTAGTACGTGTTGCCCGCGGCGACGCTCAGGCAGGAAATGTGCGATTGATAGGTCGGGCCGCCGCACGCGTCATCATCGCACGCGTAAGGCGATCCCGCGGTGACCGCGTTCTCGTAGACGTACACCTTCGTATCATAAGAGGAATTGCACAGGTCGATGGTGATCGCCTCGTTGGCGACCGGTGTGTACGAATAGACGACGTCCGGTGAAGTCGATCCTGTAAACGGACAGGCCTCATCGTAGTCGTTCGTGCAGCCGGAGGTCGACCCGGCATCGGTGTAGGGCAGACCCGGTATGTCGATGGCGGACGCCACATCGTCGTTGCCCTGGCATTCGGGGCAAACTTCGATCGACAAATCATAGTCGCCGAATTCCCCGCCGTAGCCGTCGACGACGATGTAGTACGTGTTGCCGCCGGTCAACTGCACGCATTCCAGTCGGGACTGGTACGCGAAGCCCGGACCGCAGGCGTCGTCGTTGCAGGCATAGGGCGACCCGGCCGTCTCGGCGTTTTCGTAAAGGTACACTTTTGTGTCGTACGCCGAATTGCACAGCTCGATGGTGATCTTCTCATCGGATGCCGGGGTGTAGGAGTAGACGACATCGGGCGATCCGCCCGCCACGAACGGGCACGACTCATCATAATCGTCCGCAAAGCCCGAAGTCGAAGCCACGTCGGCAAACGGCATACTGGCGATGACGGTCGCGCTTGCGATATCTTCACCGCCGACCTGCCCGCTGTGGCTTGGGTTTTCAACGTTTGGCGGCCCGGTGTACGCCTTCTTTGGCGGGTGCTTCTTGGCCCGCATCATGTCTTCCATCGTTGCCGGTGTCACCGTATTGAATGAGCCGTCGACCGACTTTAAGGTCGGATCGGCCTTGCCGTCTGGTCCCGGTTTGGGACGACCGGCCTGGCTCAACGAATACAGTGAGACCCCGACGACCAGGAAGACGGCGATGGTACAATAAATCATCCGTCTGACGGTGATCATGTGGGGCTCCCTTCGTGAGGTGATGGTTGGGGTGTTGCGTTAACGGTTCAAGCTGCCAGACAGGACGCCGTATCAATCTGCGTCCCTGCGCTTAACGAGCTGCGCATTGGAAAACTCTTCAATTATGTCGTTCACGGTTTCACACATGCGCCGGCCGTCAGTCGCTGCGATACTCGAAGCCAGCGCCGTGTGAGCGGGTGAGACAGTTACCTGATTGGAAACGATTACAGAAATGGCGGATAGCTGACACGCGCAACCGCAGGATTAGCGTCGGTTGACTTCGACGGTCAGACCCTGAGAGCGCCTCCCCTCTCCTGCCCCGTATGCTATTGGTGTGGCCCGGCTTGGGACCCGGACCGAGGATTGTCCTAAGCCCAACGCTCCGACATGATTGCAGAATTGTCAAGCGATTTCGGCGTCACGACGCGGTCTTTGGACGATTTCGGCTTCCTGTATCGGATTCTCATCGGGTTCAACGACAGCGTTTTCTGGCCCAGGTTAGATCCGGAGTGTACCTTAAGCCCAACCAGTGCGTGGCGCCGACCACAGTCGGGATTCCGCCGTAACGATCAGGGTGTCAGGAGGATAGACCGATGAAGATAGGGGTTCTGGGAACCGGAGATGTCGGGAAACACCTCGGCGATGGATTCATCGCGCTCGGACACGATGTGATGATGGGATCGCGCAGCGCAACCAATGAGAAGGCGCTCGCATGGAAGAAAACGGCCGGGGCCAAAGCGTCGGTCGGGACTTTCGCCGCCGCCGCACAATTCGGTGAGACGATCGCGTTGGCGACATTGGGTGTCGCGACGCTCGATATTCTCGAGTCGGCGGGACCGGAGAACTTCAAGGGCAAGCTTGTGCTCGATGCGACCAACCCGCTCGATTTCTCCGGCGGGATGCCGCCGAAACTCTCGGTCGGACACACGGACTCGCTCGGTGAGCAGATTCAGCGGGCGATCAAGGATGCGCACGTGATCAAGTGCTTCAATACGGTCGGAAGCGGGCTGATGTTTCGACCGAATCTTCCCGGTGGTCCACCCGACATGTTCATCTGCGGGAACAACGCTGACGCCAAGAGACGCGTGGCCGCGTTGCTCAAAGACTTTGGCTGGGGCACGATTGACTCAGGCGGCATCGAATCGTCACGTTATCTCGAGCCGATGTGCATGACCTGGGTCCTGCACGGTGTGATGACGAATTCGTGGAATCACGCGTTTAAGATGCTGCATGGGTGATGCGGCATTCCGTATCCTTCCCCTCACCCTACCCTCTCCCAGAGGGAGAGGAAACGAATCTGACTCTGGGGGAGATTTACTCAATCGCCCTCTCCCGTTGGGAGGGGGACGGGGTGAGGG is a genomic window containing:
- a CDS encoding NAD(P)-binding domain-containing protein; the protein is MKIGVLGTGDVGKHLGDGFIALGHDVMMGSRSATNEKALAWKKTAGAKASVGTFAAAAQFGETIALATLGVATLDILESAGPENFKGKLVLDATNPLDFSGGMPPKLSVGHTDSLGEQIQRAIKDAHVIKCFNTVGSGLMFRPNLPGGPPDMFICGNNADAKRRVAALLKDFGWGTIDSGGIESSRYLEPMCMTWVLHGVMTNSWNHAFKMLHG